The region TCATGCCGCCGGTCCAGCGGTTGCTGTTCGGGCCATTGTCAGAGAAATAAATGACAATTGTGTTTTTTGTTAGGCCATGCTCTTTCAGCCGCTCAAGAACCCTGCCGACATTGCCGTCCTGGTTTTCGATCATGGCCAGGGCGCAGCGGGTTTCATCGGCGATTTCATTGGCGGCCTCAGTCGCGGTCTGGGTGAGGGGCTTGTCTTTGAAACGCTGCCAATCCTTCTCCGGTGCAGCCCAGGGAGAGTGGGGGGTGGTGAAGGGCACGTAACAAAAGAAGGGGCGGTCCTTGTTCCGATCAATGAAGTTCAGCGCCTTGTCCGTGCAGATGTCCACGATGTAACCTTTCTCGCGCACCATCTTGCCGTTCTGTTCGAGCGGCGGGTCAAAATACTCTCCCCAATGGCCGGAGGTGTGGCCGTAGTATTCATCAAAGCCGCGTGCCATGGGATGGTAGGGCCACTGGCTGCCATTGTGCCATTTGCCAAAGGCCCCGGTGGCATAACCAGAAGCTTTGAAAGCATCGGCCACGGTTTTTTCGCCGAGGTCCAGCCGCTCCTGCCCGGTGGAAACTCCGCGCACACCCCCACGAGGATGATAGCGCCCGGTCAAAAATTCACCCCGGGTGGGCGCACAGACGGGGCAGACATAAAAGCGGTCCAGCGTGACACCGGATTTGGCGATGGAATCAATGTTCGGCGTGGACACCATCTTGTTGCCGTTCTGGCTGTAATCGCCCCAGCCCGCATCATCCGCCAGGAAGACGACCACATTCGGTTTGGGCGACTGGGCGGCGGCCAGCGAACAGAGGCTGAACAGAATGAGCAGGAAAGGTTTCATGGTGGCGGGACGGCAGGTGGAGCAGGAGCACGAAAAACGCAGAGGCGTGGGCATTCCTTCAGCGAAAAAAGGAATTCACCTGCAACGAGCCGGACTTGCCTTTTCCCAGCCTTCAAGAGATGAAGGTGGCATGAAACCCTGGCACCTCCTCCCTGCCCTGCTACTGACCTGCCTAGCCCCGGGCCAGGAGGTGGCCCCCAAGCTGAAACCTCACCCGCAGGCGGTCAAAAACAGTCACGCCCCTGGCGAAGTGGACCGGCCGGAGATGCTTCCCTTCATCATACGAGACAGCGGCACATTGCCAGGAATCGTGGTGGATGAAATGGAGGCGGCCCTGGTGGGCGAATGGCAGTATTCCACCCATACGCCGCCTTATATAGGCCTGGGCTACCTGCATGACATGAAGAGTAGCAAGGGCCATAAATCCGTGACCTTCACACCCGACCTGCCCCAGGACGGCTGGTATGAGGTGCGGCTAGCGCATTGTTACAATGTGCGCCGGAGCACGCGGACTCCGGTCACGATTCATCATGCAGAGGGTGAGACTTCCATACGCATCAATCAGCAGGAGGAACCGAAGCATGGGCGGCTGTTTCGCTCCCTGGGCAAGTTTCGTTTTAAAGCCGGCCGTGCTGGCTGGGTGCGCATCTCCAATGAAGGGACGGAGGAGAACAAGGTGGTGATCGCCGATGCCGTGCAGTTTTTGGCCGTGGCAGCGGAGTGAAGGAAAGGACGGCCAAAAAAAATCCCGCCCCAGAGGCAGGCCTCTGAGAACGGGACTTCGACGTGAATTCTACTTCGCCATGCGTGGCGTCGTCTCGGCAGGCAGGGACTGATTTTCGACCCACACATACTCCTTCCAGGCGCCTTCATAGAGACGCACGTTCGGGTAACCGGCGACATGCTTCAGGTAAAAGCGCACGAGGCTGCCTTCACGCGAGGTGCCGCAGTAGCAGATGATCTTTTTGTCCGGGGTGATGCCGGCTTTTTCGAGTTCGGCCTTCACTTCGGTGAAGGGTTTGAACTTATGGGTGTTATCCTTTTCCATGAGGCGGGCCCAATGAAAGCTGACAGCCCCTGGGATGTGGCCTTTGCGCAGCCAGACATCGTCTTCACCGATGAATTCATTGAGAGGACGGGCATCCACCAGGATGACATCGGCCTGGTCTTTTTCCGCCTTCACAGCCGTGATGTCGGCAGCGATTTCGGGAGTGCCTTTTTCAGGGAGCACTCCGGCAGGATTGCCATAGTAATGCTGGGTGGTGGGATTGCCTTCAGCCTTCCATCCAGGCAGTCCGCCATCGAGGATGCGGATGTCCTTGATGCCGGCTTTTTCCAAGACGTGGGCCACCATGGTGGCGCTGAGGATTTCGTCATTCGGCAGCACTGCCCCCGTGGCATAGACGAGATGAGTGCGGTCTTTGTTGGCCCCGGCACGGATGAGCAGAGCCTGAGTGAGATCCTCCGGGAGATACTGCACGGGCACGGCGGCATCGGTGCCGCGCAGGGTATCGAAATTCAGGTGATGGGCCGTGGGCAGGTGGCCACGGAAGTAGTCTTTGTAACCGCCGCGAGTGTCGAGCACGACGGGGCGCTTGGCAGCGTCCGGGTTTTCGATCAGGGCTTTGGCTTCCGCAGGGGTGATGAGGCCGATGTCGGCGTGCGATACAGGAACCAGGAGGGCCAGCAGGGCCAGGAATGTGCAGAGAGGTTTCATGGAAGGGATGGTGTGGCTAATTAGAAAGTGAAGACGAAGTTGATCTTGGCGATGACGCTCACGGAGCCCTGGTCCGGGAAGTTGGCCCAGGTTTCCAAAACGATGTTTTTAGTTAGGCCGTACTTGGCCCCGAGCGATGGCAGCCAAGCCTCCTGGTCGCGTGTCTGTACCAGATCGGCATTGAGGTTGAAGTCGCGATTCAGCAGCTTCCAGGTGCGGTCCACACCCACGAGAAGGCTGTTGCCGTTCGTCTGCACGCCGTAGCCGAGATGAAAACGAGCCAGGCCGAAGTCATGGGCCAGCATGGCGTAGGTGAAAGGATCGCCCGCGCGGTCAATGTCGCTCAGGGCCACACCTGCCACGCCCAGAGCGAAAGCACCGTCTTCCCAGGGCTGAAAACCGACCTTGGTCTGGAAAAAGAGAGGGCCACTGAGATCGGGTCCCAGAGGGCTGTCCAGGCCCCATTCCAAGTGAGCCGGACCCAATTCCCAACCCGTTTTAAAGCCCATCCAAAAGGAGTGCTGGCCTTCGCCATTGGCGGCAAATTGGTTGGCCCCGCCGAAGCTGCTGAAGGCCTGAATGGCCACGGTGCGGTGCGGCACGGTATCGGCCGTGGGGATGTTGTTGAGGCCTGTCGGTGTGGCGTGGAGGGCGGTCGCTGAGGCAAGTGCCAGAAGGCAGATGGTTTTTTTCATCGTGGGTTTAGGAAACAATTTTTCAAAAAATGGCCCGGCAAATGAAGTAGGCGATCGCGGCCAGGACCGCCGCACAAGGCAGCGTGATGACCCAGGCGAGAAGCACGGGAATGGCCGTGTGCCAGCGTGCCTGGCGGGTGATGATGCCAATGCCGAGGAGGGAGCCCACGGAGACATGCGTGGTGGACAGTGGCAGGCCATAGACGGAACCCGCGATGACCAGCATGGAGGTGGTGAGATTGGCCGTGAAACCCTGGCCTGGATTCATGTCGGTGATCTTGTGTGAGAGTGTTTCGGCCACCCGGCGGGCACTGATGAGGCCACCCAAAGTCATGGCGACCGCGACAAGAAAGATGCCCTTTTCCCCAGTGCAAAAAGACACACCTCCCAGAAGAGCGGCAATCTTGGGCGTATCATTCAGACCACGGGCAAAACCAACGGCCCCTGCGCTGAGAAAATGCAGAGCGTCCAGGGTGCGGGTGCGATGATCAGGGGCCAGCCTTAGCCCTCGAAGCAGCACGTAGAGCAATGTGCCCAGGAAGATGGCCACGACAGGTCCAAACAACAAAGGCACCGCAAACGTGCTCCAAAGATGGCCAAAATTCACCCCCGTGGGACTCGCCACCAGACCTGCGCCCACCAAGCCTCCCGTGAGAGCATGTGTGGTGGAAACCGGAAAGCCCAGCCAAGTGGCCAAACTGCCTGTGACTGCAGCACCGGCTGCAACGGCAAGAAGGAAAGCAGGATCGGCAATCAGGGCATCTGGAACCAGTCCCTTCCCTGAAAAAGCCTTGATCAAATGCTGCGCCAAAAACACCGCGCAGACAGCGCCTGCCCCCGTGGTGAAATTCCCCCAGTTGAGCGCCACACGATACGATGTGGTGCCACTGCCAAAGAGTGAAGCCACGCCTTTGAAATTGGCGTTGGCTCCATTGGCATAAGCCACAATGGCAGCAACAAGAACGATGAGGATGGGCAGCACGGGCCTGACAAAGCAATGCTTATTTGCGCAGTCAAGCAATTACAAAGACGGCCCCACAAGTATCGAAGCCGTCACTTTTGGCGCTTCTTTTTCTTCACCCCGCCAGATGCCTTAAGAAAGGCCTCATCCAACTCAACCGGACGTGCATCTTTGAACTGATCAAGCACCCTGGCCAGGCGCGTTGCAGCTTCAGCAGCCTCTCTATTCAGGGATTCCACCGCCAGGGCTTCTTTCTCCAAAGGATCTGCGACGAGATTAAAGAACCGACCATCCCGATAAAGTTTAAAGCGGTGGTCAAAGGCAAATTCCTGGACGCTGAGATCGGGTTTTTGGCGGGGTGAATACCAGCCATACAGCCATTCACGCGGTGTGCCGGGCTGCCCTTTTAACTGAGGCAAGAAGCTCACGCCATCCACCTGGGCAGGAACAGGAATCCCGGCCATTTCGCAGAGTGTCGGGAGAAAGTCCGTGGTGCTGATGAGGTCTTTGCTGACACGTCCTGCGCTCATTTGGGCTGGCCAGTTGGCGATCATGGGCACATGCGTACCCTGCCTGTTCGTCTTGCCTTTGCCGCCTGCATAGGGCCGTCCTTGGAACTGGCTGGTGATCTTGCTAGAGGTGCCATTGTCTCCGAGGAAAAGAAGGACGGTGTTCTCCCGCAGGGCGAGTTCATCCAAGCGAGCGACGAGTTCGCCGATGAGCTTGTCCATGTAGGCGGTCATGTCGGCAAAGTGTTTGTTATCCCGCTTCGCATTTTCACCCGTGGTCTTGGGATCCCATTCTGCGCTGTCCGGCGTGGGCTGGAAAGGATCGTGGGTGAGGATCATCGGGTAATAAAGGAAGAACGGCTGCTGCCGATGACGGGTGATGAAATCGAGGGCGAAGTCATTCACGAGTTTGGGTCCGTATTCGCCATGGGTGAAATCCACAGGCTCGCCATTGTGCTCCAGGCCTGGATTGGCATAACGAGGAGGGCGACGCGTGTGCTGCCAGAGGTAGGATTCCTCAAACCCGAAGTGCTGAGGCAGCCCCTTGTCCTGGCCGAGCTGCCATTTGCCACAGATGCCTGTGGCATAACCGGCTTTTTTCAAAAGCTGGCCAAACGTCGTTTCGGTGGTCGGTAGGGTTCCGAAGTTGAAGTAATTGCGCACGTTGTAGCGCCCTGTCATGAGCTGCACTCGGGTGGGTGTGCAGAGCGGCTGGGAGTGGCAGTGCTCAAAACGCAGCCCCTCGGCGGCGAGCCGGTCCAGATGCGGTGTCTGGTAAGACTGGCCACCATTGGCGGTGAGGCATTCATAACCAAAATCATCCGCCATGATGAGGATGATGTTCGGCTTCTCCGCCCGCGCCGCAAAGCCGAAGACCAGCAACAGGCTCAACCAAAGCAGTGGCGTCCTCATGGTTCGGAAAGCAGGTATTTGGGAATGCGGTCGTTGGGTTCCTTCATGTTCAGGTTCTTCACGGTCGCTTTGGCTTCGGCCAAGGTGACGTGACCTGCCTTCCACATGAAATCGAGGGCATTCAATGCGGCGAGCGATTCATACAGCTCGCCTTTTTGAATGACCTCTTGGATCGTAGCGAGAGCATCGCCCTTTTGCCCCAGATATCCCAGAGCTTCGGCCGCGACCACGCGCACATCCTTGCTGTCGTCCTGGAGGAGTTTGACGAGGGCGTCCTTGGCTGGCGCGGCTTTGTCCTGAAGGATCAGGCAACCGGTGGCCGCCCAGTAGCGGATGAGCGGATTCGGATCGCCTAGAGCGCCGATGAAGGCGGGGATATGGGCGGCATCGCGGGCCGTGGCTGCATCGGCCACATCCATGAGCCGCTCCAGAGGATAGGCATCGCTCTGGGCGTAGTCGTAGATTGTCTTGTCGCCTGCGAGCTGCCTGTACATGCCTTCAGGAATGAAGACCGTATCGCGGGTGCGCAGCATCTCTTCACGCAGCGTCTGGCGCATCCTGGCGAGGCGATCTTGATGCATCGTTTGTTGGGCTAGATTGGTCAGCTCAAAGGGATCTTCCCCAGGCTGATACAGCTCCTCACCGGGCTTGGGCTTCCAATAGGCCGACTGAATCTCATTGCAACGGCCTGCGGCAAATTCGGCATACCAGGAACGCATGCTGGGCTGCACCTGGAATGGATAGCTGTAATGCTGCCCCCAGGGACGATGCGGGGAGTAATTGCGCACGTAGCGAAAGTCCGCATCGCGAACGGCGCGGACGGTGTCGTATCGCTCATCCATGCGCCCCCGGTAAAGGAAGACGTGGTCGCGGGGCGGGGCCTTCTTTTCACCCAGGAAGGGGCGGCCCTGGTAATGCGCGGGCACGGGCACCTGGCAGAGACTGAAAACGGTGGCTGGGAAGTCTACAAAGCTCACCAGATCCTCCACCCATTCACCCGGTTTGGCAGGAGCCAGATGCTGCCATTTTTGAGGGATGCGAACGATCAAAGGCACACGGGTGCCGGAATCGTGGATGTTGCGTTTCCCGCGAGGCAGGGCACCGCCGTGGTCGCCATAATAGAAAACAATGGTGTCATCAGCGAGGCCCGCCTTGTCCAGTTCCGCCAGCACTTGCCCCACCTGCGCATCCATCAGGGTCATCTGGTCATAGTAGTTGGCCCAGTCACGCCGGATCTCTGGCGTGTCCGGGTGGTAAGGAGGCAGCGGCATGGCCACGGGGGCGATGCGAAACGTGGTCTTGCCGGGCTTCGGAGCTACCTGACTTTCATGGCTGGTGGTGAAGTTAAAGATGGCGAAGAAGGGCTGGCCTTTGGCGCGATTTTTATAGTGCGCCTTGTTGCTGCCTTCGTCCCACAGCTTCTTCCCTGCCCCAGCCACATTGTAGTCTGTCTTACTGTTGTTTGTGCAGTAGTATCCGGCGGCCCGCAGGTGCTCCGGGTAAAGCTTGAACGCTGCCGGGATGGCCACAGCGCTGCGGTGATTGTGCACCCCCAGGCTACTGGCATACATGCCAGTGATCAGCGTGGTTCGCGCGGCTGAACAGACGGGCGCATTGGCATAGGCATGACGATACCGCAGCCCCTGAGAAGCCAGTTTGTCCAGGTGCGGCGTCACAGCCAGCTTGTCGCCATAACAACCGAGGTAAGGGCTGTTGTCCTCACTCGTGATCCATAAGATGTTAGGCCGATCCGCTGCATGCAGCAGGCTTGCGAACAAGAAAAGGCAGAGGGTGAGCAGCTTCATGGGCGAACGGCTTTGGCTTTTTTGCCAGGCTGGTTTTGGAAGGGTTTGCTGATGACCACCGGCACGTCATTGGCCTGGGTGGGTCCGGGTGTGGAGCGGCCTTCGGCCACGTATTTTTCCAGCAGGGCACGGAGCTCGGCCACGAGCTCCGGTTTGGCGGCATAGAGGTTGTTCTTCTCGATGAGGTCTTCCTTTAGATTGTAGAGTTCTCCAGGCTGATCATGGGCCGTGTAGCCGCGCTGCTTTTTCATCCACTCCGGTTCCCCTGCACGGCGGTTGTCATCTCCGGTGACGTGGGCGATGAGCACCCAGTCGCCTTTACGAATGGCAAAACGGCCGGATCCGCTGTGATGGACAGTGCCTTCGCGCACGGGCCGCCCGAGCTTATCGTTCCACAAAATGGACAACAAGTTGTGGCTGTCCACTGCGGCCTCGGCAGGATACTCAGCCCCGACGATGGCAGCGGCGGTGCTCATGAAATCCACATGGCAGATGGTTTCATCATTCACGCTGCCAGCGGCGATCTTTCTGGGCCAGCGGGCGACAAAAGGCACCCTGTGCCCGGCTTCCCAAAGGTCACGTTTGGCCCCGCGGAGACCGTCCAGGCTGTGGTGCTTGTATTGTTGCACGCGATCATAGACGCCGGGCTTCACCTCTCCGGTGACTTCCGGCCCATTGTCACTGGTGAAGATGACGAGGGTGTTGTCGGCAATTCCTTCGCGCTCCAAAGCTTCAAGAATCTGGCCGACGCACCAGTCGGTCTGAAAAACGAAGTCGCCATAATCACCCACGGTCGTCTTGCCCTGAAACTCCTTCGCAGGTACGACGGGGTAATGGGGTGAGGTGAGCGCGTAGTAGAGAAAGAAGGGCTTGCCGCTTTTGGCCGAGGTCTCCACAAAGCTCACGGCCTGACGATTCAACTCAGGCAGGATGTCCACCAGCTTCCAGCCCGGCATCATGGGACCGGGGCGATTAAAGCCATCCGCGCGTCCGGTATCGGGCAACGTGGGAATCCCCACCGTGCGATCGTTTTTCAAAAAGCAGTAAGGAGGATAGTTGGGCACATCCACGCCGAAGTAATGATCAAAACCGTGATCCAGCGGACCCCCTTTGAACGGCTGGGTGAAGTCCACATTGCTCAGCCTGTCCTCACCAGCGGAGGCTGGCTGGCCGTCCTTCGTGGGCCACTGGATGCCCAGGTGCCATTTGCCAATCAGCCCAGTGGTATAACCATGATCATGCAGCAGTTCGGCCACGGTGTATTGCGCGTCTTGGAGCAAAGGAGCGCCCCAGGGGGCCACCACGCCCTGCTGCAACTTTGACCGCCAAGCGTAACGCCCCGTCATCAGGGCATAACGGGTGGGTGAGCAGACCGAGGCCGGAGAATGCGCATCGGTGAAACGAATGCCCTCCTTGGCGATGCGGTCCACATTGGGAGTGGGGATTTTGGAAGGCTGCTTTTTGTAAGCGCCGATGTCGCCATAGCCCAGGTCATCGGCGAGAATGAAGATGATGTTAGGCGGCTTCGTCTCGGCGGCAGGCAGAACCGAAGGCAGCAACAAAGCCGCAGAGAACAGGGACAAGAGAGCTTTCATGAGGAGTAATACTGATGGCAGACGATCACTTCTTTTTCTTCTTCCCATCAGCCTTCCAGTGAGGTTCCCACTCCGGCAGTTCCGTGCGGGCGGTCTTCAGATAGGCGCCAATCTTCTCCGCGATCTCGGGATGCTCCTTGGCCACATTGGTTTTTTCCGCGACATCGTTTTGCTGATCGTAAAGGAGCACGGGGGCCTCTGGCCCGCCCTGGCGGATACCTTTCCAGCGCCCCTGATAAAGAGCCGCCAGCTTAAATCCGCCCTCATGAAACTCCCAGTAGAGGAACTCATGCTTCCCCTGCCCTTCTTGGCCTAACAAAGTGGGCTTAAAGCTGATGGAATCAATCTTCTCTGGAGCCTTGGCTCCAGCCAGATCGGCGGCCGTGCCCAGCCAGTCGGCAAAGGAGGCGACATGGCCCGTCTCCACATCCGCCTTCACCTTGCCCGGCCACCAGGCGATGAGCGGGACACGGATGCCACCATCGGTGAGACTGCGCTTGATGCCGGTGTAGGGGCCGGAGGGATTGAAGCGGGAGAGGTCGTGGTTGCTCTCATCATGCGGTCCGTTATCGCTGGTG is a window of Prosthecobacter algae DNA encoding:
- a CDS encoding xanthan lyase, producing MKPWHLLPALLLTCLAPGQEVAPKLKPHPQAVKNSHAPGEVDRPEMLPFIIRDSGTLPGIVVDEMEAALVGEWQYSTHTPPYIGLGYLHDMKSSKGHKSVTFTPDLPQDGWYEVRLAHCYNVRRSTRTPVTIHHAEGETSIRINQQEEPKHGRLFRSLGKFRFKAGRAGWVRISNEGTEENKVVIADAVQFLAVAAE
- a CDS encoding sulfurtransferase, translated to MKPLCTFLALLALLVPVSHADIGLITPAEAKALIENPDAAKRPVVLDTRGGYKDYFRGHLPTAHHLNFDTLRGTDAAVPVQYLPEDLTQALLIRAGANKDRTHLVYATGAVLPNDEILSATMVAHVLEKAGIKDIRILDGGLPGWKAEGNPTTQHYYGNPAGVLPEKGTPEIAADITAVKAEKDQADVILVDARPLNEFIGEDDVWLRKGHIPGAVSFHWARLMEKDNTHKFKPFTEVKAELEKAGITPDKKIICYCGTSREGSLVRFYLKHVAGYPNVRLYEGAWKEYVWVENQSLPAETTPRMAK
- a CDS encoding inorganic phosphate transporter — protein: MLPILIVLVAAIVAYANGANANFKGVASLFGSGTTSYRVALNWGNFTTGAGAVCAVFLAQHLIKAFSGKGLVPDALIADPAFLLAVAAGAAVTGSLATWLGFPVSTTHALTGGLVGAGLVASPTGVNFGHLWSTFAVPLLFGPVVAIFLGTLLYVLLRGLRLAPDHRTRTLDALHFLSAGAVGFARGLNDTPKIAALLGGVSFCTGEKGIFLVAVAMTLGGLISARRVAETLSHKITDMNPGQGFTANLTTSMLVIAGSVYGLPLSTTHVSVGSLLGIGIITRQARWHTAIPVLLAWVITLPCAAVLAAIAYFICRAIF
- a CDS encoding sulfatase-like hydrolase/transferase; its protein translation is MRTPLLWLSLLLVFGFAARAEKPNIILIMADDFGYECLTANGGQSYQTPHLDRLAAEGLRFEHCHSQPLCTPTRVQLMTGRYNVRNYFNFGTLPTTETTFGQLLKKAGYATGICGKWQLGQDKGLPQHFGFEESYLWQHTRRPPRYANPGLEHNGEPVDFTHGEYGPKLVNDFALDFITRHRQQPFFLYYPMILTHDPFQPTPDSAEWDPKTTGENAKRDNKHFADMTAYMDKLIGELVARLDELALRENTVLLFLGDNGTSSKITSQFQGRPYAGGKGKTNRQGTHVPMIANWPAQMSAGRVSKDLISTTDFLPTLCEMAGIPVPAQVDGVSFLPQLKGQPGTPREWLYGWYSPRQKPDLSVQEFAFDHRFKLYRDGRFFNLVADPLEKEALAVESLNREAAEAATRLARVLDQFKDARPVELDEAFLKASGGVKKKKRQK
- a CDS encoding sulfatase-like hydrolase/transferase; the encoded protein is MKLLTLCLFLFASLLHAADRPNILWITSEDNSPYLGCYGDKLAVTPHLDKLASQGLRYRHAYANAPVCSAARTTLITGMYASSLGVHNHRSAVAIPAAFKLYPEHLRAAGYYCTNNSKTDYNVAGAGKKLWDEGSNKAHYKNRAKGQPFFAIFNFTTSHESQVAPKPGKTTFRIAPVAMPLPPYHPDTPEIRRDWANYYDQMTLMDAQVGQVLAELDKAGLADDTIVFYYGDHGGALPRGKRNIHDSGTRVPLIVRIPQKWQHLAPAKPGEWVEDLVSFVDFPATVFSLCQVPVPAHYQGRPFLGEKKAPPRDHVFLYRGRMDERYDTVRAVRDADFRYVRNYSPHRPWGQHYSYPFQVQPSMRSWYAEFAAGRCNEIQSAYWKPKPGEELYQPGEDPFELTNLAQQTMHQDRLARMRQTLREEMLRTRDTVFIPEGMYRQLAGDKTIYDYAQSDAYPLERLMDVADAATARDAAHIPAFIGALGDPNPLIRYWAATGCLILQDKAAPAKDALVKLLQDDSKDVRVVAAEALGYLGQKGDALATIQEVIQKGELYESLAALNALDFMWKAGHVTLAEAKATVKNLNMKEPNDRIPKYLLSEP
- a CDS encoding arylsulfatase, encoding MKALLSLFSAALLLPSVLPAAETKPPNIIFILADDLGYGDIGAYKKQPSKIPTPNVDRIAKEGIRFTDAHSPASVCSPTRYALMTGRYAWRSKLQQGVVAPWGAPLLQDAQYTVAELLHDHGYTTGLIGKWHLGIQWPTKDGQPASAGEDRLSNVDFTQPFKGGPLDHGFDHYFGVDVPNYPPYCFLKNDRTVGIPTLPDTGRADGFNRPGPMMPGWKLVDILPELNRQAVSFVETSAKSGKPFFLYYALTSPHYPVVPAKEFQGKTTVGDYGDFVFQTDWCVGQILEALEREGIADNTLVIFTSDNGPEVTGEVKPGVYDRVQQYKHHSLDGLRGAKRDLWEAGHRVPFVARWPRKIAAGSVNDETICHVDFMSTAAAIVGAEYPAEAAVDSHNLLSILWNDKLGRPVREGTVHHSGSGRFAIRKGDWVLIAHVTGDDNRRAGEPEWMKKQRGYTAHDQPGELYNLKEDLIEKNNLYAAKPELVAELRALLEKYVAEGRSTPGPTQANDVPVVISKPFQNQPGKKAKAVRP